ATCAAATAATTCTTTCCATCTCTTTTTTGCTGTTAGTAAAACATTATCAAAATCATCTTCAGACATCTTATTTTTGTTTTCTTCCCAGAGAGTTTCTTTATCTTCTAATGTCTCTTTATAAAGCCAATCACCTTCAAGTCTTGCAAATTTTTTGCTGATTTCATCACGACATGCGCGTATGACCATCGGAATCGGAATGCCTGAACAGCGGTCTCCCGCAAGTGCATCAACAGCATCTACAAAACAGCCAACTTTTACAGCAAGATTATTGTTATTTATATTCTCAATTACCCTCAATTTAAAAGACGCCGTAGCAACCATGCTGACAGAAGGAAAATTGTCATCAATATTATTAAATTGTAGTTTTTCCTTAAAGTAGTGCCTTGATGATAGCCTCTTTGTGACACATACCGCACATAATCTTTCCGATTTTCTTATTTGAGGAAAATTAGGTAATACCTTTTCCTGCCAAAAGCCCCTTAAAGCACCAAAATCTTTTGAGCAGTCTTTGTTATTGTGCAATCCCGGATGCACCGGCTCTCTTACACCACATAATGTGCATTTATGATTCGGCTCGTCTTGCTGCTTGAAATCTCTAACAGCCTTACTGCTTCCAAGCGCCTTCTCAGTAAGTTTATATATCTGTCCGTATATGGTGCCAATATTGGGAGCAAAGCCTTTCTTGTATGCACTTAGCAGAGCATCAAACGCCCATTTATCTGCGACTCCCATCAACTGTTTATATTCACTGATAAAACCGGCAATGTCTTTCATATTTTCAAAAATAGTTGCAGCCCAGTAGGTCTCTATAAAATCAGCGGTCTGCCTACTCCAGATATGCTCCCAATCGTCAAGCTCAATACCGAGCCTTGCTTCCATTGCATCTTTAACTGCATAACAAGCTTCATGAAAGATTTTTTGAACCTGCTTTTTAGCATTTTCAGCAATATCTCTGACCGAATCTGCCGGCACAATAGCGAGAAAACGATTTGGAAGAGTGGGGGATGAAAGTTTTTCAAGTTCCGGCTCTGCAATTTCTAAATTCTTATCATTAATGAGCCATTTATCTGCAAATGGCTGCCCACAAAGGTCTGGGAATATCAGGCTGTCGGGACCAAATTCTTCAGCCACTAATTTCATAGCACTCCATGAAAGATAAGAAAGCAGATAACTCCCAGCCCACAAATCCTGAGTCTTACGTGCAGTAGCAATAAAGTCCTGAACCGGTCCAATTGCAAAAAGCAAAAATGCTAACTTTGGCAAAGCTCCTGCGATTGCAGAAGTTACTCGCTTATGTTCCCATATCGAATGGTCGGGAATCCTTGTATCCGCTGGAAGCAGTTCCCACAGTTGCCCCAGTTTAGCTACATCATTTTTTTTGTCCATTAGACTGCCAAACAACTCCCGCCACAATGCAAGATAAAGCTTTTCTTTATCCCCTGAATATTTCTTCTCAAGATTGATAATTGCCCTGTCAGCTGAAGCTGTAATCCTTGATGTATCATCAGGCAGTTTTTTTAGGTTAAACTCTTTTGCAGATAAAGGGTGTTTGATAATAGGATTCCCACAGAAATCGGCAATAAAATGTTCATGTTTAGGCAAATTGATGCGATCTGCTGCAGATGAAATGTGGTCGGCAGTTCTGACATCATCTGGAATACTTGCCTCATCCACAAGTCCAAGCTCGAGCATTAGCTCCTTTGCCCTTCCTTCATGCCCAATCTTGCCAAGAATTATAGGCTTCTCCGGAGGGTCGTGAAGTAAAGCCTGAATTTTTTTTATTTCAAGTTCGACGTCCATATTATTCTCCTGCGCTTTTCAGTTGTATCGCTTTATATAGATATTTCAATGAGTTCACATAAGAATCTTTTATGCGATCAAATATCTTTCTTGACTCTTCAAATGTATAGGTGTGAACCAAATAATTCCTGTCTTCTATCATCTTCAGCCATGTATCTTCGCTATCAATAAGGTCGTTTGAAAATGCGCTCTTAAAACAGTCACGGGGATTCTTGCAAATGATCCCTAAATCAGCAAGGTATTCCTTTATAAGCTTCCACGAGAGCTCATAACACAACTCAAATCGTTTT
Above is a window of Nitrospirota bacterium DNA encoding:
- the cas10 gene encoding type III-B CRISPR-associated protein Cas10/Cmr2, with the translated sequence MDVELEIKKIQALLHDPPEKPIILGKIGHEGRAKELMLELGLVDEASIPDDVRTADHISSAADRINLPKHEHFIADFCGNPIIKHPLSAKEFNLKKLPDDTSRITASADRAIINLEKKYSGDKEKLYLALWRELFGSLMDKKNDVAKLGQLWELLPADTRIPDHSIWEHKRVTSAIAGALPKLAFLLFAIGPVQDFIATARKTQDLWAGSYLLSYLSWSAMKLVAEEFGPDSLIFPDLCGQPFADKWLINDKNLEIAEPELEKLSSPTLPNRFLAIVPADSVRDIAENAKKQVQKIFHEACYAVKDAMEARLGIELDDWEHIWSRQTADFIETYWAATIFENMKDIAGFISEYKQLMGVADKWAFDALLSAYKKGFAPNIGTIYGQIYKLTEKALGSSKAVRDFKQQDEPNHKCTLCGVREPVHPGLHNNKDCSKDFGALRGFWQEKVLPNFPQIRKSERLCAVCVTKRLSSRHYFKEKLQFNNIDDNFPSVSMVATASFKLRVIENINNNNLAVKVGCFVDAVDALAGDRCSGIPIPMVIRACRDEISKKFARLEGDWLYKETLEDKETLWEENKNKMSEDDFDNVLLTAKKRWKELFDAIKEIDKTLPDDKRIGSPSTYYAILLMDGDNMGKWLSGENAPTIGDVLHPIVKNTLEYDQNWQALLKQRRPLNPSLHLAISKALRDFSLHVAREIVEKDHLGKVVYAGGDDVLAFVNLRDLPEVMRKLRAYFSGCLVADDTTNKIAIDFKEGEGFIPVDDSGEAINVGSGKQIKGFMLSMGSKATASMGVVIAHHNTNLSQVLDEVRKCEKEAKKLRDKNAFCIALAKQSGGTEQVSAKWFYDFGYEGQGGIFETIPLFSQWADAFYYDYISPKIVYALRTETIGLEKLPAQAIRLELLRIAKRQWKKKKEKESNEKVLGELVSGIMNLHAGGLSLDEIGKFLSVAAFLGREGTR
- a CDS encoding nucleotidyltransferase substrate binding protein, which encodes MRERIKRYFDDFEKALTNLERGAEQSSDALDVDGTIKRFELCYELSWKLIKEYLADLGIICKNPRDCFKSAFSNDLIDSEDTWLKMIEDRNYLVHTYTFEESRKIFDRIKDSYVNSLKYLYKAIQLKSAGE